From a region of the Teredinibacter turnerae genome:
- a CDS encoding TetR/AcrR family transcriptional regulator yields the protein MSNNIETRERLLETALNLLWRRNYNAVGVNEICKQAGVTKGSFYHHFESKAALFCQASEYAWQSTKQVVDEIMSPMNPPLEQLKRYLRFVFSRKFDMDAGTVRDCSYTFSASELGCDFDRIAQTQRDILQRSITYNRALIQTLKQAGLLEKDICADSTARLFAQYFHGMMSFARIENNFEAIKTDMTIAIFRLLGLKQEYWFDPFDDA from the coding sequence ATGTCTAATAACATAGAAACACGCGAACGCCTGCTCGAAACAGCGTTAAACTTGTTGTGGAGACGCAATTATAACGCCGTGGGGGTGAACGAAATCTGTAAGCAAGCCGGTGTGACTAAAGGAAGCTTTTACCACCATTTTGAGTCTAAAGCGGCGCTCTTTTGCCAGGCGAGTGAGTATGCGTGGCAATCCACCAAGCAAGTGGTGGATGAGATCATGTCACCCATGAACCCGCCCCTTGAGCAGCTCAAACGCTACCTTCGGTTTGTCTTCTCGCGAAAGTTTGATATGGACGCAGGAACGGTAAGAGATTGCTCTTACACATTTTCAGCCAGCGAACTCGGTTGCGATTTCGACAGAATTGCACAAACGCAGCGGGATATCCTCCAACGATCTATCACCTATAACCGGGCACTGATTCAAACATTGAAGCAGGCAGGCTTGCTGGAAAAGGATATATGTGCCGATTCTACTGCCCGCTTGTTCGCTCAATACTTCCACGGAATGATGAGTTTTGCCCGTATAGAGAACAACTTCGAGGCGATAAAAACGGATATGACAATTGCAATTTTCCGACTTTTAGGTCTAAAGCAGGAATATTGGTTCGATCCGTTTGACGACGCCTGA
- a CDS encoding efflux RND transporter periplasmic adaptor subunit encodes MSPRYSLMGRAAIAHPVFLTVFSLLTSFAPKLYAQQSAPKVEVLEMKANELRQWSNFSGRITAVERVDVRPLVSGRIEQVMFSDGELVEKGQLLFVIDPRPFEAAVKQAEASLATAKARARLTGQDLQRSQELLGNKLISQSRFDESLTADDVAKAAILQAESQLLNAKLDLEYAHVVAPIAGRVGRAELTAGNIVGAGANAPLLTTIVDHKRVYADFRVDEQTYLHLAASGSESNTMPVTLSFGDGAQASGDGTLKGKLYAFDNQLDSNSGTIRARAIFPNESGRLVPGMFANVRIGSASKRAEYVIPERAIGTNQDRKFVYVVDANNTVQYREVKLGDQIRGQRVVREGLNSGDRVVVGGLSRVRPQSTVDPVPVDNAAELAANLQ; translated from the coding sequence ATGTCACCTAGATACTCGCTCATGGGGCGAGCAGCTATTGCTCACCCTGTATTTCTTACCGTGTTTTCTCTGCTTACCAGTTTTGCCCCCAAGCTTTATGCCCAGCAAAGTGCTCCGAAAGTGGAAGTGCTTGAGATGAAGGCCAACGAATTGCGCCAATGGAGCAATTTCTCCGGCCGTATCACCGCAGTCGAACGTGTCGACGTGCGCCCCCTCGTGAGTGGGCGGATTGAGCAGGTGATGTTCAGTGACGGCGAACTGGTCGAGAAAGGCCAGCTCCTGTTCGTTATCGATCCACGTCCCTTCGAAGCCGCAGTGAAGCAGGCGGAAGCCAGCCTGGCCACTGCGAAAGCCAGGGCGCGCCTTACCGGGCAAGACTTGCAGCGATCCCAGGAGCTGCTGGGCAACAAACTTATCTCGCAAAGCCGTTTCGATGAGTCACTCACTGCCGACGATGTCGCGAAAGCCGCCATCTTACAGGCTGAGAGCCAGTTGTTAAACGCCAAGCTGGATCTGGAATATGCCCACGTAGTAGCGCCCATCGCGGGTCGTGTTGGCCGCGCAGAGCTAACTGCCGGCAATATCGTGGGAGCAGGTGCCAATGCTCCTTTGTTAACCACTATTGTTGATCACAAACGGGTTTATGCGGACTTTCGCGTGGACGAGCAAACCTACCTGCATCTTGCTGCAAGCGGTTCAGAATCGAACACGATGCCTGTTACGTTGAGTTTCGGCGACGGCGCCCAGGCAAGTGGCGACGGTACGCTTAAAGGCAAGCTCTACGCCTTCGACAATCAGCTGGACTCCAACAGTGGGACCATTCGTGCTCGCGCGATCTTTCCGAATGAGAGTGGTCGCCTGGTGCCCGGCATGTTTGCAAATGTGCGAATTGGCTCTGCCAGCAAGCGGGCCGAATACGTGATTCCCGAGCGCGCCATTGGTACTAACCAGGATCGCAAATTCGTCTACGTTGTCGATGCGAACAACACCGTGCAATACCGTGAGGTGAAGCTGGGTGATCAGATTCGCGGCCAGCGCGTCGTCCGAGAAGGGCTCAACTCTGGCGACCGTGTGGTTGTGGGTGGCCTGTCTCGTGTGCGCCCGCAGAGCACAGTAGACCCGGTACCCGTCGATAACGCTGCTGAACTTGCGGCGAACCTTCAATAA
- a CDS encoding electron transfer flavoprotein subunit beta/FixA family protein, whose amino-acid sequence MKIMVPIKRVVDYNVKVRPNSDGSDVDLANVKMAINPFCEIAVEEAIRLKERGKADEVVVVCIGPSKAQEQLRAAMALGADRAILVETDLSLEPLAIAKILHKIYDQESPGLVIMGKQSIDGDNNQTGQMLAALCGLPQGTFASEVTFGENGIYVTREVDGGLETLELQLPAVVTTDLRLNEPRYAALPNIMKAKKKPLETLAADSLGVDLAPRTKLLSVSTPPERAAGIKVASVDELIEKLKNEAKVIS is encoded by the coding sequence ATGAAAATTATGGTGCCTATTAAGCGCGTTGTGGATTACAACGTAAAAGTGAGACCGAACAGTGATGGCAGCGACGTCGACCTCGCCAATGTAAAAATGGCAATCAATCCTTTTTGTGAAATCGCTGTTGAAGAGGCTATTCGCCTTAAGGAGCGCGGCAAGGCTGATGAAGTTGTTGTGGTTTGCATCGGTCCGAGCAAGGCTCAAGAACAATTGCGCGCAGCCATGGCGTTAGGTGCTGATCGCGCGATACTTGTTGAAACTGATCTAAGCTTAGAGCCTTTGGCTATAGCAAAAATACTGCACAAAATTTACGATCAGGAGTCGCCAGGGTTGGTCATCATGGGAAAACAATCGATTGATGGCGATAACAACCAAACCGGACAAATGCTGGCTGCTTTGTGCGGTTTGCCACAAGGAACGTTTGCGTCTGAAGTCACGTTTGGCGAAAACGGCATTTATGTAACACGTGAAGTAGATGGTGGACTGGAAACGCTCGAATTACAGCTGCCAGCCGTGGTTACTACTGACCTGCGTTTGAACGAACCGCGCTATGCCGCCCTGCCCAATATTATGAAAGCGAAAAAGAAACCGCTGGAGACGCTTGCTGCAGACTCCTTGGGTGTGGATTTAGCACCGAGAACAAAATTATTATCGGTAAGTACTCCGCCGGAACGGGCAGCCGGAATTAAAGTGGCGAGTGTGGACGAGCTGATCGAAAAATTGAAGAACGAAGCCAAGGTGATCTCATGA
- a CDS encoding HAMP domain-containing histidine kinase codes for MFSFFIPSSKVQKDRRIMHETDARMAKYSRRGLVFNFIAYLICLMGGQFYAENRELTIVLTAGLALITLLRGVLLFRFYQIYPRAPQRWRNSYFVATLLGAMWWGFVLVSITMRLDMSHEAPLLWLYTVVFFSTTAHAFAPYQRFLAYYQFFGLVPAAIAALVVGGVTATLYGVLMIMFYVILIHQCRLMSENYWERLEASYALARKTQSIEEEKRDTRASAALYREFLGCLRADLQTIVGETQLALNNSVDGSAEQSAQSLQWQRDFFRVFNNVNDFYSVLNKELQLESKIFNIRHELQNIVAEYLDSAELGGVAIETSLSPTLPMRLKGDASRLAQVIKTLLSHCIANMDKGVVLFEVEFLREYESAGELYINISSFSSQQQKRRFFGEDAGILPQANLSFTVARGIAELMSGSIEINEIPSEGVTYRLDAKFDVADQAGQLDFHANSFQNHTIMLVHRSIRIQDIKRRELNALGFTVVSEPNYKKAQSQLAASYKEGRPIEAVLYFMEEGDNEAREFNNALAEHPELRYTHQLIAASPRQQRNLISEGFVQTEFVHMVSKPVGLFELENAFNTVYDVKDDDHQVIPGVEVEEAAQAKTAELAILVLSEREKLITRIETALFDGIVVHRCANSEKLAAQIKKLKLHAVLIDCDGETQLVHAVDTIREEEAANDEESLLPILGVSDASVEHPSGVYELGIDDYIIMNCDDRKLKRTVEHWAHLKQFLE; via the coding sequence ATGTTCAGTTTTTTTATACCCAGCAGCAAAGTTCAAAAAGACCGCCGCATCATGCACGAGACCGATGCGCGTATGGCGAAATACAGTCGCCGCGGTCTCGTATTCAACTTCATCGCCTACCTGATTTGCTTGATGGGTGGTCAGTTTTACGCGGAAAACCGCGAACTGACCATTGTCCTTACTGCAGGCCTTGCGTTGATTACATTGCTGCGCGGGGTGCTTCTCTTCCGTTTTTACCAAATTTACCCGCGTGCCCCGCAACGGTGGCGCAATAGTTATTTCGTTGCGACCTTACTGGGGGCAATGTGGTGGGGGTTTGTTCTGGTAAGCATCACGATGCGCCTGGATATGAGTCACGAAGCGCCGCTACTCTGGTTATACACTGTCGTATTTTTCTCCACGACTGCCCATGCTTTCGCGCCTTATCAACGCTTTCTCGCGTATTACCAGTTTTTTGGGCTGGTGCCCGCTGCTATAGCGGCGTTGGTCGTCGGTGGCGTTACCGCGACGCTGTATGGCGTGCTGATGATTATGTTCTACGTCATTCTCATTCATCAGTGCCGGTTGATGTCTGAAAATTACTGGGAGAGATTAGAAGCGTCCTATGCATTGGCGCGTAAAACCCAGTCGATAGAGGAAGAGAAGCGAGATACGCGAGCGAGCGCCGCACTCTATAGGGAGTTTCTTGGCTGTCTGCGCGCAGACCTGCAGACAATTGTGGGAGAAACCCAGTTGGCGCTCAACAATTCTGTGGATGGTTCGGCTGAGCAATCTGCCCAGTCGCTGCAGTGGCAGCGCGACTTTTTTCGCGTATTTAATAATGTTAACGACTTCTACAGCGTACTCAACAAAGAGCTCCAGCTGGAGAGCAAAATTTTCAATATCCGCCACGAACTGCAGAATATCGTGGCTGAGTACCTCGATAGTGCCGAGCTGGGGGGGGTTGCGATTGAAACCTCTTTGTCGCCAACATTGCCCATGCGGCTAAAAGGCGATGCCAGTCGCCTGGCTCAGGTTATCAAAACGCTGTTGTCCCACTGTATCGCTAATATGGATAAAGGCGTCGTGCTCTTTGAAGTGGAGTTCCTACGCGAGTATGAGAGTGCTGGCGAGCTTTATATTAATATCTCCAGCTTCTCCAGCCAGCAGCAAAAACGACGTTTTTTCGGTGAAGATGCCGGCATCTTACCGCAAGCTAACCTCTCTTTTACGGTCGCTCGGGGTATCGCTGAACTGATGAGTGGTAGCATTGAAATTAACGAAATTCCCAGTGAGGGTGTCACCTATCGACTGGATGCGAAATTCGACGTAGCGGATCAGGCGGGGCAGTTGGATTTTCACGCGAACTCGTTTCAAAATCACACCATTATGCTTGTTCATCGGAGTATCCGAATTCAGGATATCAAGCGGCGGGAGCTGAACGCGCTCGGCTTTACCGTTGTCTCGGAGCCTAATTACAAGAAGGCGCAAAGTCAGTTGGCGGCCAGCTACAAAGAAGGTAGGCCCATCGAAGCCGTGCTGTATTTTATGGAGGAAGGCGATAACGAGGCCCGTGAATTTAACAATGCTCTCGCGGAGCACCCAGAGCTGCGTTATACCCACCAATTGATTGCGGCAAGTCCACGCCAACAGCGGAATCTCATATCAGAAGGGTTTGTGCAAACAGAGTTTGTGCATATGGTGAGTAAGCCCGTTGGTTTATTTGAGCTCGAAAACGCGTTCAATACGGTTTACGACGTGAAGGATGACGATCACCAGGTGATCCCCGGGGTAGAGGTTGAAGAGGCCGCACAGGCTAAAACGGCTGAGCTGGCAATCCTGGTATTGAGCGAGCGGGAGAAGCTGATAACCCGGATAGAGACCGCTTTGTTTGATGGCATAGTTGTACATCGTTGCGCGAACAGCGAAAAGCTCGCCGCACAGATTAAAAAGCTAAAACTACATGCGGTGTTGATTGATTGCGATGGCGAGACTCAACTGGTGCATGCCGTTGATACTATTCGAGAGGAGGAAGCTGCAAACGACGAAGAATCGCTGTTGCCGATCCTGGGGGTGAGCGATGCGTCTGTGGAGCATCCGTCTGGTGTTTATGAACTTGGAATAGACGATTATATTATTATGAACTGTGACGACCGCAAGCTGAAGCGAACGGTTGAACACTGGGCTCATTTAAAACAGTTTCTGGAATGA
- a CDS encoding electron transfer flavoprotein subunit alpha/FixB family protein, with protein sequence MSVLVVAEHDNNEIKAPSLNAVSAAVSLSDDVHLLVAGVACENVAEQAAQIAGVTKVLRADDASLAHFLAEPMAPLIAKLAPSYSHVIAPATTTGKNILPRAAALSDAQPLSDVVAIESAQVFVRPVYAGNVLAKVETTDKVIFLTVRTTAFDAALADGGSAKVELVEVEGTNELSRFDKQQLATSDRPELTSAKVVVSGGRGVQSSDNFALIYDLADKLEAAVGASRAAVDAGFVANDMQVGQTGKVVAPDLYIAVGISGAIQHLAGMKDSKVIVAINKDEDAPIFQVADYGLVADLFEAVPELIEKL encoded by the coding sequence ATGAGCGTACTGGTCGTAGCAGAACACGATAACAACGAAATTAAGGCACCGAGCCTCAATGCAGTGAGCGCCGCTGTTAGTCTGTCGGACGATGTTCATCTACTTGTTGCTGGTGTGGCTTGCGAAAACGTAGCGGAACAGGCAGCACAGATTGCCGGTGTTACCAAGGTGCTACGCGCAGATGACGCCAGTCTGGCTCACTTTCTCGCTGAACCAATGGCACCACTGATTGCCAAGCTTGCCCCGAGTTATTCCCATGTCATCGCGCCGGCAACCACCACAGGCAAAAATATTTTGCCGCGAGCTGCAGCGCTGAGCGACGCTCAACCGTTGTCTGATGTGGTTGCCATTGAGAGCGCGCAGGTTTTCGTGCGGCCAGTGTATGCTGGCAACGTATTAGCTAAAGTGGAGACGACCGATAAAGTCATCTTTCTTACGGTCAGAACCACAGCGTTCGATGCCGCTTTAGCAGACGGTGGCAGTGCTAAGGTGGAATTGGTCGAAGTGGAGGGTACCAACGAACTCAGTCGTTTCGACAAGCAGCAGTTGGCGACGTCTGACCGGCCCGAACTTACCAGTGCAAAAGTCGTTGTTTCCGGTGGTCGCGGTGTGCAGAGCAGTGATAATTTTGCTTTGATTTATGATCTGGCCGATAAGCTTGAGGCTGCGGTTGGTGCTTCTCGAGCTGCAGTGGATGCGGGGTTCGTAGCCAACGATATGCAAGTAGGGCAGACGGGTAAAGTGGTCGCGCCGGATCTCTACATCGCAGTTGGCATCTCAGGAGCGATTCAGCATTTGGCGGGAATGAAAGATTCGAAAGTGATAGTGGCGATCAACAAAGATGAAGACGCGCCCATCTTTCAGGTAGCCGACTACGGTCTGGTTGCGGATTTGTTCGAAGCAGTTCCGGAGTTAATCGAAAAGCTCTGA
- a CDS encoding electron transfer flavoprotein-ubiquinone oxidoreductase: protein MSYLDRESMEYDVVVVGAGPAGLSAACRLKQLDPELSVCVVEKGSEVGAHILSGAVFEPRALSELFPDWEKRGAPLLTPVADDAIYLFKSAQDAWKVPAMLAPKTMHNTGNYVISLGNLCRWLAEQAEELGVEVFPGFAAASLAIGDDGAVKGVVTSDMGVSADGEKKDSYVEGIALLARYTLLAEGCRGHLGKQAIAQYGLDEHSEPQHYGLGIKELWKVDPKKHKPGLVVHTAGWPLAESKSAGGGFLYHLEDNQVVVGLITDLSYSNPYVSPFDEFQRYKHHPVISQYLTGGERIAYGARAITKGGPQSLPQLSFPGGMLLGDNGGTLNFAKIKGSHTAMKSGMVAAEAIAASLAASEPQTTLKEFDTRFRASWAFAELQMQRNFGPAQHRWGNLWGAAYAFVDINLFAGKLPWTLSDPHPDYDRLRTTQESRPIAYPKPDGVLSFDKLSSVYLSNTNHEEDQPCHLRLSDPAIPVARNLPRYDEPAQRYCPAGVYEIVENANGKALQINAQNCVHCKTCDIKDPAQNITWVTPEGGGGPNYPNM, encoded by the coding sequence GTGAGTTATTTGGATCGCGAAAGCATGGAGTACGACGTTGTTGTCGTGGGTGCTGGCCCAGCTGGGTTAAGTGCTGCATGTCGCCTCAAACAGCTTGATCCGGAGCTAAGCGTTTGCGTAGTAGAAAAAGGCTCAGAAGTGGGAGCGCACATTTTATCAGGTGCCGTGTTTGAACCACGCGCACTCAGCGAACTTTTTCCCGATTGGGAAAAACGCGGCGCCCCCCTCCTAACACCCGTCGCGGACGATGCGATTTACCTGTTTAAGAGTGCGCAGGACGCGTGGAAGGTGCCAGCCATGCTCGCACCCAAAACGATGCACAACACCGGTAATTACGTCATCAGCCTGGGGAATTTGTGCCGCTGGCTGGCGGAGCAGGCGGAGGAACTGGGCGTAGAAGTGTTTCCAGGTTTCGCCGCAGCAAGTCTTGCGATTGGTGATGACGGCGCGGTTAAAGGCGTCGTTACCAGTGATATGGGCGTATCTGCCGATGGCGAAAAAAAGGACAGCTACGTCGAAGGAATCGCCCTGCTCGCCCGCTACACGCTTCTCGCAGAGGGCTGTCGCGGCCATCTTGGAAAGCAGGCAATCGCCCAGTACGGTCTGGACGAACACTCAGAGCCGCAACACTACGGCCTTGGTATAAAGGAGCTCTGGAAAGTCGATCCAAAGAAACACAAACCCGGCCTGGTGGTACATACGGCGGGCTGGCCGCTGGCGGAGTCCAAAAGCGCAGGCGGTGGCTTTCTCTACCATCTGGAAGATAATCAGGTGGTAGTCGGTCTGATCACCGATCTCAGCTATAGCAATCCCTATGTCAGCCCGTTTGACGAATTCCAGCGCTACAAACACCACCCGGTTATCAGCCAGTATCTAACCGGTGGAGAGCGCATTGCCTACGGCGCCAGAGCTATCACCAAAGGTGGGCCGCAGTCGCTACCGCAATTGAGCTTCCCTGGCGGGATGCTCCTGGGTGACAATGGTGGCACGCTGAATTTTGCAAAAATCAAAGGCAGTCACACGGCCATGAAAAGCGGCATGGTGGCGGCCGAAGCTATTGCGGCGAGCCTTGCCGCCAGTGAGCCACAAACAACCCTGAAAGAATTTGACACGCGCTTTCGCGCGAGCTGGGCGTTCGCCGAGTTGCAGATGCAGCGCAATTTTGGCCCCGCGCAACACCGCTGGGGGAACTTATGGGGTGCAGCATACGCGTTTGTCGACATCAACCTTTTCGCTGGCAAGCTTCCGTGGACGCTGTCTGATCCACACCCGGACTATGATCGCCTGCGCACCACTCAAGAGAGCCGTCCGATAGCCTACCCCAAACCCGATGGCGTATTGAGTTTCGACAAATTATCGTCAGTGTATCTTTCAAACACTAATCACGAAGAAGATCAACCTTGTCATTTGCGCTTAAGTGATCCAGCTATTCCCGTAGCGCGCAACCTACCCCGGTACGACGAACCGGCGCAGCGCTATTGTCCCGCGGGTGTGTATGAAATCGTTGAGAACGCAAACGGGAAAGCGTTGCAAATCAACGCGCAAAACTGCGTACATTGCAAAACGTGCGACATTAAAGACCCTGCGCAAAACATAACCTGGGTGACGCCAGAAGGCGGTGGCGGACCCAATTACCCCAACATGTAA
- the xthA gene encoding exodeoxyribonuclease III, translated as MAITCVSFNVNSIRTRLHQLEAVIEKYNPDFIGLQETKVADENFPREDIERLGYHVEFLGQKTHYGVALMSKTPFLSSQKGFSTDSDEAQKRFILGQFDIGADKPLTVMNGYFPQGESNTHPVKFPNKRNFYSDLQSLLTGQYSPEDNLVVMGDMNISPQDIDIGIGEDNRKRWLRSGKCSFLPEEREWLDRLLSWGLYDTLRKLQPDADDLYSWFDYRSRGYEREPRRGLRIDLILATQRLVEKCSNAGIDLEIRGMEKPSDHCPIWAEFSL; from the coding sequence TTGGCCATTACCTGTGTATCGTTTAACGTAAACAGTATCCGCACACGATTACATCAATTAGAAGCGGTGATAGAGAAATATAACCCAGACTTTATTGGGCTGCAGGAAACTAAAGTTGCTGACGAAAATTTCCCTCGCGAAGATATTGAGCGACTAGGCTATCACGTCGAGTTTCTTGGTCAAAAAACCCACTACGGGGTTGCGCTCATGTCGAAAACGCCTTTTTTATCGAGCCAAAAAGGCTTTTCCACTGACAGTGACGAAGCACAAAAGCGTTTTATTCTCGGGCAATTCGACATTGGTGCTGACAAACCGCTTACCGTCATGAACGGCTATTTCCCTCAAGGCGAGAGCAACACCCATCCGGTTAAATTCCCAAACAAGCGCAATTTTTATAGCGATCTACAGTCGCTTCTAACTGGCCAGTATTCGCCGGAAGACAATCTTGTTGTGATGGGCGATATGAACATTTCACCGCAGGATATCGACATAGGTATCGGCGAAGACAACCGTAAACGCTGGTTGCGGTCGGGTAAATGTAGCTTTTTGCCTGAGGAGCGAGAGTGGCTCGACAGGCTGTTAAGTTGGGGGCTGTACGATACGCTGCGCAAATTGCAACCGGACGCCGACGACCTTTACAGCTGGTTTGACTACCGCAGCCGTGGCTACGAGCGCGAGCCACGTCGTGGCCTGCGTATCGATTTAATTTTAGCGACTCAACGACTGGTGGAAAAATGTTCTAACGCGGGTATCGATCTGGAGATTCGCGGCATGGAAAAACCATCTGATCACTGCCCTATTTGGGCGGAGTTCTCGCTGTAA
- a CDS encoding carboxy terminal-processing peptidase, with product MPSIKTLSRFLLISLLFSSVAWATIIPPLQYTEKQSDTLKEVISRLHSHHYRDQPVDDALSQKFLAKYLETLDPARMFFYAKDVEGFEKNAIKFDDYFRKGDLGPGFDIYHTYRQRLVSRLEQVIDLLEDDSVNFRFDQNDSIVIDREELPWPNTRAEADDLWFKRIKLSLLNLKLAGKTVPEARETVARRYKNQLNRIKQQDGTDVFETMVNALTMLYDPHTNYWSERTSKNFDINMSLSLEGIGAVLQSEDEFTKVVRLVPGGPADKQGQLKAADRVVGVGQGSDGELVDIVGWRLDEVVNMIRGPKNTTVRLEVLPSDAPANGETQTISIRRGKVKLEDQAAKKAVMELGDGDTTYKIGVIHLPAFYIDFQAQNNRDPNYKSSKRDVARLLDELSKENVDGVILDLRNNGGGSLYEATMLTDLFIDQGPVVQIRTPDNRINRHHRSNSKARYRGPLIVLVNRLSASASEIFAGAIQDYQRGLIVGSQSFGKGTVQSVTDLLEGKLKITESKFYRVSGDSTQHRGVIPDISLPVMIDTDEVGESAYENALPWDQIHEVPHARYYNIQAFLPELIADHDKRVKTDPDFNFILDQIAMMEKNKDKKSVSLNEKSRIAEKESLEREAMDIDNKRRIGKHLEPYKTLEEYRSSEEEEQDDEQVAQNQYEIDVDGDTLLIETGNIMVDMIRILSTDAVKQASNF from the coding sequence ATGCCTTCTATAAAAACTCTAAGCCGATTTTTGCTCATTTCGCTACTTTTCTCTTCCGTAGCCTGGGCCACAATAATTCCGCCGCTACAGTACACCGAGAAACAATCGGATACTCTTAAAGAAGTTATCAGCCGCTTGCATTCACACCACTACCGTGATCAACCGGTGGACGACGCACTCTCACAAAAATTCCTTGCGAAATACCTGGAAACACTCGACCCGGCACGAATGTTCTTCTACGCCAAGGATGTTGAGGGCTTTGAAAAGAACGCCATCAAATTCGACGATTACTTTCGCAAAGGCGATCTTGGCCCGGGATTCGACATCTACCACACCTACCGCCAGAGGCTGGTATCACGCCTTGAGCAGGTAATAGACCTGCTGGAGGACGACTCGGTGAATTTCCGCTTCGATCAAAATGACAGTATTGTTATCGACAGAGAGGAACTGCCCTGGCCGAACACACGCGCGGAAGCCGATGATCTTTGGTTTAAACGCATAAAACTGAGCCTGCTCAACCTCAAACTCGCGGGCAAAACTGTGCCGGAAGCGCGAGAAACTGTTGCACGACGCTACAAAAACCAGCTTAACCGCATAAAGCAGCAGGACGGCACCGACGTTTTCGAAACCATGGTGAATGCCTTAACCATGCTGTACGACCCGCATACCAATTATTGGAGTGAGCGCACATCGAAAAACTTCGATATCAACATGTCGCTCTCGCTTGAAGGCATCGGAGCTGTCCTTCAATCAGAAGACGAATTCACCAAAGTTGTCCGCCTGGTACCAGGTGGACCCGCCGACAAACAGGGCCAGCTAAAAGCGGCCGATCGTGTCGTCGGCGTCGGCCAGGGTTCCGACGGTGAACTGGTGGATATTGTGGGCTGGCGCCTCGACGAAGTGGTGAACATGATTCGCGGCCCTAAAAATACCACTGTTCGACTTGAAGTCCTGCCAAGTGATGCGCCCGCTAACGGCGAAACCCAGACAATCAGCATCCGACGCGGCAAGGTGAAACTGGAGGATCAGGCCGCCAAAAAAGCCGTTATGGAGCTGGGTGATGGCGACACCACTTACAAAATCGGCGTAATTCACCTGCCTGCGTTCTATATCGATTTCCAGGCCCAAAACAACCGGGACCCGAACTACAAAAGCAGTAAGCGTGATGTGGCCCGCCTGCTTGACGAGCTGAGCAAGGAAAACGTCGACGGGGTTATTCTGGATTTGCGCAACAATGGCGGCGGCTCACTCTACGAGGCGACCATGCTTACCGACCTGTTCATTGATCAGGGGCCAGTCGTCCAGATACGCACTCCCGACAACCGCATCAACCGCCACCACCGCTCCAATTCAAAGGCGAGATACCGCGGCCCGCTGATTGTATTGGTTAACCGTTTGAGCGCTTCAGCATCGGAAATTTTCGCTGGGGCAATCCAGGACTATCAGCGCGGGTTAATCGTGGGCTCTCAGTCGTTCGGCAAAGGCACTGTGCAGTCTGTGACCGATTTGCTCGAGGGCAAGCTGAAAATCACTGAATCCAAGTTTTATCGAGTATCTGGCGACAGCACGCAGCACCGGGGCGTAATCCCCGACATCTCACTACCGGTGATGATCGACACCGACGAAGTGGGAGAGTCTGCATACGAGAACGCGCTGCCATGGGATCAGATTCACGAGGTTCCCCACGCGCGTTATTACAATATCCAGGCGTTTTTACCTGAGCTGATTGCCGATCATGACAAACGCGTAAAAACCGATCCGGATTTCAATTTTATTCTTGACCAAATAGCCATGATGGAAAAAAACAAGGACAAGAAGAGCGTTTCGCTTAACGAAAAGTCGCGCATCGCAGAAAAAGAATCCCTCGAACGGGAAGCCATGGATATAGACAACAAGCGACGTATTGGAAAGCACCTGGAGCCATACAAAACCCTGGAGGAGTACCGCTCCTCCGAGGAAGAGGAACAGGACGATGAGCAGGTAGCCCAGAATCAGTATGAAATCGATGTGGACGGTGATACCCTGTTAATCGAAACCGGCAATATCATGGTCGACATGATCCGCATACTGTCTACCGATGCAGTAAAACAGGCGTCTAACTTCTAG